One genomic segment of Pandoraea sputorum includes these proteins:
- the apbC gene encoding iron-sulfur cluster carrier protein ApbC — MEVAQINEVLRGIVDPDTGLDLIAGKYVKQVAAEHGHVGIQIEFGYPAKSQFEAMRTRITEAVGKLPGVERVAVEIGQKIVAHTVQRGVKLLPNVKNIVAVASGKGGVGKSTTAVNLALALAAEGANVGILDADIYGPSLPTLLGIHGKPESKDGKTLEPMNGHGLQASSIGFLIEPDNPMVWRGPMVTQALEQLLNQTNWHDLDYLIVDMPPGTGDIQLTLAQKVPVTGAVIVTTPQDLALLDARKGLKMFEKVGVPILGLIENMSLHICSNCGHEEPIFGVGGGERMSHDFDVDLLGKLPLEMSIRVHADAGMPSVVGDPDGRVAELYKAIARKVAVKIAARQKDMTSKFPSIVVQNT, encoded by the coding sequence GTGGTATCGTCGACCCGGATACCGGCCTGGACCTGATCGCCGGAAAGTATGTGAAGCAAGTCGCCGCCGAGCACGGCCACGTCGGCATTCAGATCGAGTTCGGTTATCCCGCCAAAAGCCAGTTCGAAGCCATGCGCACGCGCATCACCGAGGCCGTCGGCAAGCTGCCCGGGGTCGAGCGCGTGGCCGTCGAAATCGGCCAAAAGATCGTAGCGCACACCGTACAACGCGGGGTGAAGCTTCTTCCCAATGTCAAGAACATCGTGGCCGTGGCTTCGGGCAAGGGCGGCGTGGGCAAGAGCACCACGGCTGTGAACCTTGCGCTCGCGCTGGCGGCCGAAGGCGCGAATGTCGGCATTCTCGATGCAGACATCTACGGCCCGTCGCTGCCGACCCTGCTGGGCATTCACGGCAAGCCGGAATCGAAGGACGGCAAGACCCTCGAACCGATGAACGGTCACGGCCTGCAGGCGAGTTCCATCGGTTTCCTGATCGAACCGGACAATCCCATGGTTTGGCGCGGCCCGATGGTCACGCAGGCGCTCGAACAACTGCTTAATCAGACCAACTGGCACGACCTCGACTATCTGATCGTCGATATGCCGCCGGGCACCGGCGACATTCAGCTTACGCTCGCGCAGAAGGTGCCGGTCACGGGCGCGGTGATCGTGACCACGCCGCAGGATCTGGCGCTGCTCGACGCACGCAAGGGTCTCAAGATGTTCGAGAAGGTCGGCGTGCCGATTCTGGGGCTGATCGAGAACATGAGCCTGCACATCTGCTCGAACTGCGGCCACGAGGAGCCGATCTTCGGCGTGGGCGGTGGCGAGCGCATGAGCCATGATTTCGACGTCGATCTGCTGGGCAAGCTGCCGCTGGAGATGAGCATCCGTGTGCACGCAGACGCAGGTATGCCGAGCGTGGTGGGCGACCCGGACGGACGTGTGGCCGAGCTGTACAAGGCTATCGCCCGCAAGGTCGCGGTGAAGATTGCGGCGCGCCAGAAGGACATGACGAGCAAATTCCCGTCGATCGTCGTGCAGAACACGTAA